The Deinococcus koreensis genome window below encodes:
- a CDS encoding ABC transporter permease — protein MHWRDESPGLLPSAIRHLHLYFLLLRAQARSQGVYRVSFALDAVAAALITASEFAAFALVLPRFGTLSGWTLGEVALLYGLAELAFVLMDLAFGGFDAPNLSAHVRSGSFSTFLLRPAPLALQVFGSDFALRRLTRVVLAAGIVAYGVTHVEVAWSLGDVALLSGAVAGMIAFFGGLFVVGGALTFWTVDSVEAMNVLTYGGRTLISYPMDIYGEWLRKTFTYLIPAAFLSYFPVLHVLGRPLPDGLPGFAAFLAPLVGPALLAAAFAFWRLGVRRYQGTGT, from the coding sequence ATGCACTGGCGGGACGAATCTCCTGGCCTTCTGCCATCGGCCATCCGCCATCTGCATCTCTACTTCCTCCTCCTGCGCGCCCAGGCCCGCTCCCAGGGCGTTTACCGGGTCTCGTTCGCACTCGACGCCGTGGCCGCCGCCCTGATAACCGCCTCCGAGTTCGCCGCCTTCGCGCTGGTGCTGCCGCGTTTCGGCACGCTGTCGGGCTGGACGCTGGGCGAGGTGGCGCTGCTGTACGGCCTGGCCGAACTGGCCTTCGTGCTGATGGATCTGGCCTTCGGCGGCTTCGATGCCCCCAACCTGAGCGCGCACGTCCGCTCGGGCAGCTTCAGCACCTTCCTGCTGCGCCCCGCGCCGCTGGCACTGCAGGTGTTCGGCTCGGACTTCGCGCTGCGCCGCCTGACCCGCGTGGTGCTGGCTGCCGGCATCGTGGCCTACGGGGTGACCCACGTGGAGGTCGCCTGGAGCCTGGGCGACGTGGCCCTGCTGAGCGGCGCGGTCGCGGGCATGATCGCCTTCTTCGGCGGCCTGTTCGTGGTCGGCGGCGCCCTCACCTTCTGGACGGTGGACAGCGTGGAGGCCATGAACGTGCTCACCTACGGCGGCCGCACGCTGATCTCGTACCCCATGGACATCTACGGGGAGTGGCTCCGCAAGACCTTCACCTACCTGATCCCCGCCGCCTTCCTGTCGTACTTTCCCGTGCTGCACGTCCTGGGCCGCCCGCTGCCCGATGGCCTGCCGGGCTTCGCCGCCTTCCTCGCCCCGCTGGTCGGGCCGGCGCTCCTGGCCGCCGCCTTCGCCTTCTGGCGCCTGGGCGTGCGCCGCTACCAGGGGACGGGGACGTGA
- the zwf gene encoding glucose-6-phosphate dehydrogenase yields MTGTRKKAAGTKAAPAAPRATSPQATRQAVTKKRASEKVGVAQPAPTAATLAASGEGTTRKSRKRVPAAVPGGEAHNPFRTHMRRSRAPEPATLVIFGATGDLARRKLLPAVFGLWQDGLLGSAFNIVGIGRQDMNDEQFKDFVIQALEGSKETDTPQPGNLEKFRELLYYEFGDFSGDEVYALIDKELARAQDDHGGRKNALFYLSTPPSLFEPISNGLGRLGLADESEGWRRLVIEKPFGRDLDSARELNDAIHKSWDESQVYRIDHYLGKETVQNLMAIRFGNAIFEPLWNRGYVDHVQITASEDLGLEGRAGYYEEAGVVRDMLQNHLMQLFALTAMEAPAAFDAEAIRDEKVKVLRAVREIPRGRVKSVAVRGQYGPGTMDGAKVPGYRQEPNVRPASPTPTYVAVKLEVDNWRWQGVPFFLRTGKRLPKKVTEIAVVFKRPPLGIFPGGLERNVLAFRIQPDEGVSLKFSSKTPGQEMVLREVVMDFRYDAFGAQLESPYSRLLLDALLGDATLFPREDEVDHAWQLVSGILEAWEGGSAPEFPNYTSGTWGPDAADELIGPDRRWRRL; encoded by the coding sequence ATGACCGGAACGCGCAAGAAGGCGGCCGGGACGAAGGCCGCTCCGGCAGCCCCACGGGCCACCTCCCCACAGGCCACCCGCCAGGCCGTGACGAAAAAACGGGCCTCGGAGAAGGTGGGCGTGGCGCAACCGGCGCCGACCGCAGCCACCCTGGCCGCCAGCGGCGAGGGCACGACCAGAAAGTCGCGCAAGCGCGTGCCCGCCGCTGTGCCCGGCGGCGAGGCACACAACCCCTTCCGCACTCACATGCGCCGCAGCCGGGCGCCCGAACCCGCCACGCTGGTCATCTTCGGCGCGACCGGCGACCTGGCGCGGCGCAAGCTGCTGCCCGCCGTGTTCGGGCTGTGGCAGGACGGCCTGCTGGGCAGCGCCTTCAACATCGTCGGGATCGGCCGCCAGGACATGAACGACGAGCAGTTCAAGGACTTCGTGATCCAGGCCCTGGAAGGCAGTAAGGAAACCGACACCCCGCAGCCCGGCAACCTGGAGAAGTTCCGCGAGCTGCTCTACTACGAGTTCGGCGACTTCTCCGGCGACGAGGTGTACGCCCTGATCGACAAGGAGCTGGCCCGCGCCCAGGACGACCACGGCGGGCGCAAGAACGCGCTGTTCTACCTCTCCACCCCGCCCAGCCTCTTCGAGCCGATCAGCAACGGGCTGGGGCGCCTGGGCCTGGCCGACGAATCCGAGGGCTGGCGCCGGCTGGTCATCGAGAAGCCCTTCGGCCGCGACCTGGACAGCGCCCGCGAGCTGAACGACGCCATCCACAAGTCCTGGGACGAATCGCAGGTCTACCGCATCGACCACTATCTGGGCAAGGAGACGGTGCAGAACCTGATGGCGATCAGATTTGGCAACGCCATCTTCGAACCGCTGTGGAACCGGGGCTACGTCGATCATGTGCAGATCACCGCCTCGGAGGATCTGGGGCTGGAGGGCCGCGCCGGCTACTACGAGGAAGCCGGCGTGGTGCGCGACATGCTGCAGAACCACCTGATGCAGCTCTTCGCCCTGACCGCCATGGAAGCTCCGGCCGCCTTCGACGCCGAGGCGATCCGCGACGAGAAGGTCAAGGTGCTGCGGGCGGTGAGGGAGATCCCGCGCGGGCGCGTGAAGAGTGTGGCCGTGCGCGGGCAGTACGGCCCCGGCACCATGGACGGGGCCAAGGTGCCGGGCTACCGCCAGGAGCCCAACGTCCGTCCGGCTTCCCCCACCCCGACCTACGTGGCGGTCAAGCTGGAGGTGGACAACTGGCGCTGGCAGGGCGTGCCCTTCTTCCTGCGAACCGGCAAGCGGCTGCCCAAGAAGGTCACCGAGATCGCGGTGGTGTTCAAGCGCCCGCCGCTGGGCATCTTCCCGGGCGGCCTGGAGCGCAACGTGCTGGCCTTCCGCATCCAGCCCGACGAGGGCGTGAGCCTGAAGTTCTCCTCCAAGACACCGGGGCAAGAGATGGTGCTGCGCGAGGTCGTGATGGACTTCCGCTACGACGCCTTCGGGGCGCAGCTGGAAAGTCCGTATTCCCGGCTGCTGCTCGACGCCCTGCTGGGCGACGCGACCCTCTTCCCCCGCGAGGACGAGGTCGATCACGCCTGGCAGCTCGTGAGCGGCATCCTGGAAGCCTGGGAGGGCGGGTCGGCCCCCGAGTTCCCGAACTACACCTCCGGCACCTGGGGCCCCGACGCCGCCGACGAGCTGATCGGCCCGGATCGGCGCTGGAGGAGACTATGA
- a CDS encoding glucose-6-phosphate dehydrogenase assembly protein OpcA — MTYATDLKPLGPALTSVRRAQSTLDELWAQTNVETRAYTGNIIALTVHAHVRRVEEALAGLEGRFAGRQIIGVMDGSDDLKVHASLVPQHGGLYVERLTLDANAGQLQGAILPLLRPATVNHVWWGADTKPGGVLMHELTDVADQIICDSLSLDVPPARHYALADLGWSRSAPWREALAQVFDSPDAARQLPRITHLTVRYSGRKDLPARLFAGFVADTLKWRDLRNVTFKSGRCGRENGDLCGVELSGDGVRFALNAEAGEVARAEAVWEGVRRVTEMNVPSMTLAQGLGRVMARPERGEGFENAWKMAKASL; from the coding sequence ATGACCTACGCCACCGACCTGAAGCCGCTGGGGCCGGCCCTGACTTCCGTGCGCCGCGCCCAGAGCACGCTGGACGAGCTGTGGGCGCAGACAAACGTGGAGACGCGGGCCTACACCGGCAACATCATCGCGCTCACCGTTCACGCCCATGTCCGGCGGGTGGAGGAGGCGCTGGCGGGGCTGGAGGGGCGCTTCGCCGGGCGGCAGATCATCGGCGTGATGGACGGCTCGGACGACCTGAAGGTGCACGCCAGCCTGGTGCCGCAGCACGGCGGGCTGTACGTGGAGAGGTTGACCCTGGACGCCAACGCCGGGCAGCTGCAGGGCGCGATCCTGCCGCTGCTGCGCCCAGCCACGGTCAACCATGTCTGGTGGGGCGCCGACACCAAGCCCGGCGGCGTCCTCATGCACGAGCTGACCGACGTGGCCGACCAGATCATCTGCGACTCGCTCTCGCTGGACGTCCCCCCGGCGCGCCACTACGCGCTGGCCGACCTGGGCTGGAGCCGCTCGGCACCGTGGCGCGAGGCGCTGGCCCAGGTCTTCGACTCGCCCGACGCCGCCCGGCAGCTCCCCCGGATCACCCACCTGACCGTGCGCTATTCCGGGCGCAAGGATCTGCCCGCCCGGCTGTTCGCGGGCTTCGTCGCCGACACCCTGAAGTGGCGTGACCTGCGGAACGTGACCTTCAAATCGGGCCGCTGCGGGCGCGAGAACGGCGACCTGTGCGGCGTGGAACTGAGCGGCGACGGCGTGCGCTTTGCCCTGAACGCCGAAGCGGGCGAGGTGGCGCGCGCCGAGGCCGTGTGGGAAGGTGTTCGGCGCGTGACCGAGATGAACGTGCCCAGCATGACCCTGGCGCAGGGCCTGGGCCGCGTGATGGCCCGCCCCGAGCGCGGCGAGGGCTTCGAGAACGCCTGGAAGATGGCGAAGGCCAGCCTGTAG
- the queG gene encoding tRNA epoxyqueuosine(34) reductase QueG produces the protein MSAAETLADLAQHLGADAVGWAPAQVPQGAVDEYAGWLAAGRHAGMGYLERQLPARADPSSRLEGVGSVLVLGVSHAFTEPPKPAGGVRVGRVARYAWTPDYHDQLQPVLSRLEQEAAALGVRARGYVDHGPVMERLFAAGGFLGWRGKSGMLVSTRLGAFVTLAVLLTDLPLQGPPQDHPDRCGRCFRCVAACPTNAIGDDRAIDARRCISYLTIEHRGPLPLELRPGVGDWLFGCDVCSEVCPWSEHAGPLATLLRPEPELAFPDLGRFFGVSERGFERAFAGSAFLRPRRKGMARNALTVLGNTRAPQGWPLLLAGAADPTWEVREAAAWALTQWDEPRHLRPLQSDPHEAVRAAAGHL, from the coding sequence ATGAGCGCCGCCGAGACCCTCGCCGACCTCGCGCAGCATCTGGGCGCGGACGCGGTGGGCTGGGCACCGGCGCAGGTTCCGCAGGGCGCCGTAGACGAGTACGCTGGCTGGCTCGCGGCCGGTCGGCACGCGGGCATGGGCTATCTGGAACGGCAGTTGCCCGCCCGCGCCGATCCGTCCAGCCGGCTGGAAGGCGTGGGCAGCGTGCTAGTGCTGGGCGTGTCTCACGCCTTCACGGAGCCGCCGAAGCCGGCCGGCGGCGTGCGGGTGGGCCGGGTGGCGCGCTACGCCTGGACGCCCGACTACCACGACCAGCTCCAGCCCGTGCTGAGCCGCCTGGAACAGGAGGCGGCCGCGCTGGGCGTACGGGCGCGGGGCTACGTGGATCACGGCCCGGTGATGGAGCGGCTGTTCGCGGCGGGCGGCTTCCTGGGCTGGCGCGGCAAGTCCGGAATGCTGGTGAGCACGCGCCTGGGCGCCTTCGTGACCCTGGCGGTGCTGCTGACCGACCTGCCGCTACAGGGGCCACCCCAGGATCATCCGGATCGCTGCGGCCGCTGCTTTCGCTGCGTGGCCGCCTGCCCCACGAACGCCATCGGGGACGACCGGGCCATCGACGCGCGGCGCTGTATCTCGTACCTGACCATCGAGCACCGGGGCCCGCTGCCCCTGGAGCTGCGCCCTGGCGTGGGCGACTGGCTGTTCGGCTGCGACGTGTGCAGTGAGGTCTGTCCGTGGAGCGAGCACGCCGGCCCGCTGGCTACACTGCTGCGGCCCGAGCCCGAGCTGGCGTTTCCCGATCTGGGCCGCTTCTTCGGGGTCAGCGAGCGGGGCTTCGAGCGCGCCTTCGCCGGCAGCGCCTTCCTGCGCCCGCGCCGCAAGGGCATGGCCCGCAACGCCCTGACCGTGCTGGGCAACACCCGCGCTCCGCAGGGCTGGCCGCTGCTGCTGGCCGGCGCCGCCGACCCCACCTGGGAGGTGCGCGAGGCCGCCGCCTGGGCCCTGACGCAGTGGGACGAACCCCGGCATCTGCGCCCGCTGCAGAGCGATCCCCACGAGGCGGTGCGGGCCGCCGCCGGCCACCTCTGA
- the cysK gene encoding cysteine synthase A, giving the protein MIESLIGHTPLVQLARVTEPGMADVFVKLEGLNPGGSIKDRTALGLIEDAERSGRLKPGGTIVEPTSGNTGIGLAQVAAAKGYKLVLCMPAQMSEERKRTLVAYGAELVLTDPERRMLAAIEEAERIAAETGAVMMGQFSNPANPATHERTTGPELWEQMEGRIDAFVYGSGTGGTISGVGRYLKRQNPDVQVIAVEPARSNVLSGGERGEHGFQGMGPGFVPPNLDRSIIDDIVQVWEEDAYPLARRLAQEEGVFVGMSSGANAWAALQVARRLGGGKRVATIACDTGARYLTTALYTGGPGTPSGLKPYSRERVD; this is encoded by the coding sequence ATGATCGAGTCGCTGATTGGACACACGCCCCTGGTGCAGCTCGCGCGCGTGACCGAACCCGGCATGGCGGACGTGTTCGTGAAGCTGGAGGGGCTCAACCCCGGCGGCAGCATCAAAGACCGCACTGCCCTGGGCCTCATCGAGGACGCCGAGCGCAGCGGCCGCCTGAAGCCCGGCGGCACCATCGTGGAGCCCACCAGCGGCAACACCGGCATCGGGCTGGCGCAGGTGGCGGCGGCCAAGGGGTACAAACTCGTCCTGTGTATGCCTGCCCAGATGAGCGAGGAGCGCAAGCGCACGCTGGTCGCCTACGGCGCCGAACTCGTGCTGACCGACCCCGAGCGCCGGATGCTGGCCGCCATCGAGGAGGCCGAGCGCATTGCTGCCGAGACGGGCGCCGTGATGATGGGCCAGTTTTCCAACCCCGCCAACCCGGCCACCCACGAACGCACCACCGGCCCCGAACTCTGGGAGCAGATGGAGGGCCGGATCGACGCCTTCGTGTACGGCAGCGGCACGGGCGGCACCATCAGCGGCGTGGGCCGCTACCTCAAGCGCCAGAACCCGGACGTTCAGGTGATCGCCGTGGAGCCGGCGCGCAGCAACGTCCTCTCGGGCGGCGAGCGCGGCGAGCACGGCTTCCAGGGCATGGGGCCGGGCTTCGTGCCGCCCAACCTCGACCGCAGTATCATCGACGACATCGTCCAGGTCTGGGAGGAGGACGCCTATCCGCTGGCCCGCCGGCTGGCGCAGGAGGAAGGCGTGTTCGTGGGCATGAGCAGCGGCGCCAACGCCTGGGCGGCGCTGCAGGTGGCCCGGCGGCTGGGCGGGGGCAAGCGCGTGGCGACCATCGCCTGCGACACGGGCGCGCGGTATCTCACCACCGCGCTGTATACCGGCGGCCCCGGCACGCCCAGCGGCCTGAAGCCCTACTCGCGCGAGCGGGTGGACTGA
- a CDS encoding DUF937 domain-containing protein, with translation MMDIFNMLGGMGKAQQTVGQQLGTSPQQTQSAMEAAVPLLLGALTRNATQPGGLDALSGALGRHDGSALDAFSQGQAPDVQDGQKILGHVFGGQQQQAAQAVGRRAGIDPQLAMQILSMAAPLVMAYLSRQRQGNQGGMGQMNQGQMGGAMQGGGMDIGSILGGLLGGGAAGGLGGMLGGMLGGGQPQQMPQQHHDQQNYGQGSVLGGGQVIPGLPQQQGQMGQPQQGGGLLGTLNGALDQDGDGNALDDLIGMFGGQRR, from the coding sequence ATGATGGACATCTTCAACATGCTGGGCGGGATGGGCAAAGCGCAGCAGACCGTGGGCCAGCAGCTCGGCACCAGCCCCCAGCAGACCCAGTCGGCCATGGAGGCGGCGGTGCCGCTGCTGCTGGGCGCGCTGACCCGCAACGCCACGCAGCCCGGCGGCCTGGACGCCCTGAGCGGCGCGCTGGGTCGCCACGACGGCAGCGCCCTGGACGCCTTCAGCCAGGGTCAGGCGCCCGATGTGCAGGACGGCCAGAAGATCCTGGGCCACGTCTTCGGCGGCCAGCAGCAGCAGGCGGCGCAGGCGGTGGGCCGGCGCGCGGGAATTGACCCCCAGCTCGCCATGCAGATCCTGAGCATGGCCGCGCCGCTGGTGATGGCCTACCTGAGCCGCCAGCGCCAGGGCAACCAGGGCGGCATGGGCCAGATGAATCAGGGCCAGATGGGGGGCGCCATGCAGGGCGGCGGCATGGACATCGGCAGCATTCTGGGCGGTCTGCTCGGCGGCGGCGCAGCGGGTGGCCTGGGCGGCATGCTCGGCGGAATGCTGGGCGGCGGCCAGCCCCAGCAAATGCCCCAGCAGCACCACGACCAGCAGAACTACGGCCAGGGCAGCGTGCTGGGCGGCGGTCAGGTGATCCCCGGCCTGCCCCAACAGCAGGGCCAGATGGGCCAGCCACAACAGGGCGGCGGCCTGCTGGGCACCCTGAACGGCGCGCTGGATCAGGACGGCGACGGCAACGCGCTGGACGACCTGATCGGCATGTTCGGCGGCCAGCGCCGCTGA
- a CDS encoding MIP/aquaporin family protein produces the protein MLPQKLTAEAIGTFALVFVGVLAISNNAGLLGVAFAHGLAIAVMAMALGTVSGGQFNPAVSFGLSLSGHQDWRTTLSFIPAQLGGAVLGSLAALAVAGPAKVQAVASGLPALGTGVSVGGGLLGEVIATAFLVLVIVKVAIHQRHVLGGLIVGLTIVADILAVGPLTGAAMNPARSFGPALVSGDWNLHWLYWVGPLIGAALGASIATFTEGLRPRPVPPEMKN, from the coding sequence ATGTTGCCTCAGAAACTCACGGCCGAAGCTATCGGCACCTTTGCACTCGTCTTTGTCGGCGTGCTCGCCATTTCCAACAACGCCGGGCTGCTGGGGGTCGCCTTCGCCCACGGTCTGGCGATCGCCGTCATGGCGATGGCGCTGGGCACCGTCAGCGGGGGGCAGTTCAACCCTGCCGTCTCCTTCGGCCTGAGCCTGAGCGGCCATCAGGACTGGCGCACCACCCTGAGTTTCATTCCCGCCCAGCTGGGCGGCGCCGTGCTGGGCTCGCTGGCGGCGCTGGCGGTGGCCGGGCCGGCGAAGGTGCAGGCGGTGGCCTCCGGGCTGCCGGCCCTGGGCACAGGCGTCAGCGTGGGCGGCGGCCTGCTGGGCGAGGTCATCGCTACCGCCTTTCTGGTGCTGGTGATCGTCAAGGTCGCCATCCACCAGCGGCACGTCCTGGGCGGCCTGATCGTCGGCCTGACCATCGTGGCCGACATCCTGGCGGTGGGGCCGTTGACCGGCGCCGCCATGAACCCCGCGCGCTCCTTCGGGCCGGCGCTGGTCTCGGGCGACTGGAACCTCCACTGGCTGTACTGGGTCGGGCCACTGATCGGGGCCGCGCTGGGTGCGTCTATCGCCACCTTCACCGAGGGGCTGCGGCCCCGGCCCGTGCCGCCGGAAATGAAGAACTGA
- a CDS encoding CofH family radical SAM protein has protein sequence MSAPALPIPAQPHAPLPGAEVLDKAARGERLSAAEIESLYHLPLPEVASVANLLRGARRDPGVVSFLIDRNINYTNICNVGCNFCAFYRTGRQKDSYTLEYEQVSAKIRELEAVNGTRILLQGGVNPALGLDYYTGLLRHVKANHPTIRIDAFSPEEVLFMEKTFGLSLDALLDTLIEAGLDGLPGAGGEILEDDVRAKAAPARIRSDDWFRILDAAQRKGLYTISTMVIGFGETYAQRTSHLLKIRDQQDRALRDYGGNGFSGFAMWTLQTEHTRLHGKAPGASAHEYLQQLAIARIALDNVVNIQASWPAQGFKVAQAALFYGANDLGSTMLEENVVSAAGGHGRHQATVRELIRIAVDAGFRPAIRNSRFQIIDWPDARAALHQSEANPERERAVGTPG, from the coding sequence ATGAGTGCCCCCGCCCTCCCCATCCCTGCCCAGCCGCACGCCCCGCTGCCCGGCGCCGAGGTGCTGGACAAGGCGGCGCGCGGCGAGCGCCTGAGCGCCGCCGAGATCGAGTCGCTGTACCACCTGCCGCTGCCGGAGGTCGCCTCGGTGGCCAACCTGCTGCGGGGGGCGCGCCGCGACCCCGGAGTGGTGAGCTTCCTGATCGACCGCAACATCAACTACACCAACATCTGCAACGTGGGCTGCAACTTCTGCGCCTTCTACCGCACCGGGCGCCAGAAGGACAGCTACACCCTGGAATACGAGCAGGTCAGCGCCAAGATCCGTGAGCTGGAGGCCGTGAACGGCACGCGCATCCTGCTGCAGGGCGGTGTGAACCCGGCGCTGGGCCTGGACTACTACACCGGCCTGCTGCGCCACGTGAAGGCGAACCACCCGACCATCCGGATCGACGCGTTCTCGCCCGAAGAAGTGCTGTTCATGGAAAAGACCTTCGGCCTGAGCCTGGACGCGCTGCTCGACACGCTGATCGAGGCGGGGCTGGACGGGTTGCCCGGCGCCGGGGGCGAGATCCTGGAAGACGACGTGCGGGCCAAGGCGGCGCCGGCGCGCATCCGTTCCGACGACTGGTTCCGCATTCTGGACGCGGCGCAGCGCAAGGGGCTGTACACGATCTCGACCATGGTGATCGGCTTCGGCGAGACCTACGCCCAGCGCACCAGCCACCTCCTGAAGATCCGGGATCAGCAGGACAGGGCCCTGCGCGACTACGGCGGCAACGGCTTTTCGGGCTTCGCCATGTGGACGCTGCAGACCGAGCACACCCGCCTGCACGGCAAGGCGCCGGGCGCCAGCGCCCACGAGTACCTGCAGCAGCTCGCCATCGCGCGGATCGCGCTGGACAACGTGGTCAACATCCAGGCGTCGTGGCCGGCGCAGGGCTTCAAGGTCGCGCAGGCGGCGCTGTTCTACGGCGCGAACGACCTGGGTTCCACCATGCTGGAGGAGAACGTGGTCTCGGCGGCGGGGGGGCACGGCCGGCACCAGGCCACCGTGCGCGAACTGATCCGTATCGCCGTGGACGCCGGGTTCCGGCCCGCCATCCGCAACAGCCGCTTCCAGATCATCGACTGGCCCGACGCCCGGGCCGCCCTGCACCAGAGCGAGGCCAATCCCGAGCGGGAGCGCGCCGTCGGGACGCCGGGCTGA
- the gnd gene encoding phosphogluconate dehydrogenase (NAD(+)-dependent, decarboxylating) has translation MKIGMIGLGKMGGNMVLRLQQGGQHVVGYDRSEEALQNIEAHGAQGTRSMDDFIAALGEPGTRAVWLMVPAGKITQSVIDDLAARLSPGDIIIDGGNSNFNDTKRRAEELAARGLHFVDVGTSGGIWGLKEGYAMMVGGPEDAVERLRPALEVLAPAPDRGWGRMGPSGSGHYVKMVHNGIEYGMMQAYAEGFELLNAKKDFELDMAQIAELWRHGSVVRSWLLDLTAEALKNSADFEQLSDYVADSGEGRWTIIDSIELGVPTPVITLATQMRFRSQQEVSYAGQMLSAMRRAFGGHAVKTLEAPRQEGMVPAVQAGEHPEAAAPKNIPAAAAASTGSADQAQQLGESGQQRVKGDE, from the coding sequence ATGAAGATCGGCATGATTGGCCTGGGGAAAATGGGCGGCAACATGGTGCTGCGGCTGCAGCAGGGCGGCCAGCACGTGGTCGGCTACGACCGCTCCGAGGAGGCCCTGCAGAACATCGAGGCCCACGGCGCCCAGGGCACCCGCTCCATGGACGACTTTATCGCCGCGCTGGGCGAGCCGGGAACGCGCGCCGTGTGGCTGATGGTGCCCGCCGGCAAGATCACCCAGTCAGTCATCGACGACCTGGCCGCCCGCCTCTCGCCCGGCGACATCATCATCGACGGCGGGAACTCCAATTTCAACGACACCAAGCGCCGCGCCGAGGAACTGGCCGCCCGGGGGCTGCACTTCGTCGACGTGGGCACCTCGGGCGGGATCTGGGGCCTGAAGGAGGGCTACGCCATGATGGTCGGCGGCCCCGAGGACGCCGTGGAGCGCCTGCGCCCCGCGCTGGAGGTGCTGGCCCCCGCGCCGGATCGCGGCTGGGGCCGCATGGGGCCTTCGGGCAGCGGGCATTACGTGAAGATGGTGCACAATGGCATCGAGTACGGCATGATGCAGGCCTACGCCGAGGGCTTCGAGCTGCTGAACGCCAAGAAGGACTTCGAGCTGGACATGGCCCAGATCGCGGAGCTGTGGCGCCACGGCTCGGTCGTGCGGAGCTGGCTGCTCGACCTGACCGCCGAGGCACTGAAGAACTCCGCCGATTTCGAGCAGCTCTCGGACTACGTGGCCGACTCCGGCGAGGGGCGCTGGACGATCATCGACTCCATCGAGCTGGGCGTGCCCACCCCGGTCATCACGCTGGCGACCCAGATGCGCTTTCGCAGCCAGCAGGAGGTCTCCTACGCCGGCCAGATGCTCTCGGCCATGCGCCGCGCCTTCGGCGGGCACGCGGTCAAGACGCTGGAGGCGCCCAGGCAGGAGGGTATGGTGCCCGCCGTGCAGGCCGGCGAGCATCCCGAGGCCGCCGCCCCGAAGAACATTCCCGCCGCGGCCGCCGCCTCGACCGGCAGCGCCGACCAGGCCCAGCAGCTGGGCGAGTCTGGTCAGCAGCGCGTGAAGGGCGACGAATGA
- a CDS encoding ABC transporter permease has product MTNLFFGALRVAVLVALFGSRPQVAGFTMQDAITYTGLTQAFIAAFSLFGWYDFMRVIHRGEVGGDLLRPVNVLAFWAAQDAGRAAGQFVLRGLPMLGLFALLWGAGFPGGPQAGLTVLSVGLAWACGFAFRFLVNCAAFWSPDAVGIGRFAWAAMNLCCGFLMPLALFPGWFQSVLAWTPFPAMLNTTVELWLGQRIGPDAWAALGTQLAWTVALFALAAMVLARGLRRLELAGG; this is encoded by the coding sequence GTGACCAACCTGTTCTTCGGGGCGCTGCGGGTCGCCGTGCTGGTGGCGCTGTTCGGCTCCCGGCCCCAGGTGGCGGGATTCACCATGCAGGACGCGATCACGTACACCGGGCTCACCCAGGCGTTCATCGCAGCCTTCTCGCTGTTCGGCTGGTACGACTTCATGCGTGTGATTCACCGGGGCGAGGTCGGCGGCGACCTGCTGCGCCCGGTGAACGTGCTGGCCTTCTGGGCCGCGCAGGACGCTGGGCGCGCCGCCGGACAGTTCGTGCTGCGCGGTCTGCCCATGCTGGGGCTGTTTGCGCTGCTCTGGGGCGCTGGCTTTCCGGGTGGTCCGCAGGCCGGACTGACCGTGCTCAGCGTGGGGCTGGCCTGGGCCTGCGGCTTCGCCTTCCGCTTCCTGGTGAACTGCGCGGCCTTCTGGTCACCCGACGCGGTGGGCATCGGCCGCTTCGCCTGGGCCGCCATGAACCTGTGCTGCGGCTTCCTGATGCCGCTGGCGCTGTTTCCCGGCTGGTTCCAGTCGGTGCTGGCCTGGACACCCTTCCCGGCTATGCTGAACACCACCGTGGAACTCTGGCTGGGCCAGAGGATCGGCCCCGACGCCTGGGCCGCCCTGGGCACGCAACTCGCCTGGACGGTGGCGCTGTTCGCCCTGGCCGCCATGGTGCTCGCGCGCGGCCTGCGCCGCCTGGAGCTGGCCGGTGGGTAG